The Caldicellulosiruptor acetigenus DNA window TGCATGTTCACCAAGCTTGTATGCGATATAAATTGCAATTGAGATAAATATAACCGGCAATGCTGTTGATTCCATACCAACAGACATACCTGTAATGATATTTGTTGCAGGACCAGTTGTTGAAGCTTTAGCTATCTCCTGAACAGGTCTGTAGTGGTATGAGGTATAAAAGTCTGTAAGCCATACGAAAATATAGCTCAGTATAATTCCTGTAACTGCACAGCCATACAAAAGCCACCAGTTAACCTCTTGACCGTTTGGAAGCTTGCCAGAAAGCATTGCTTTTACTATGAAAATCAATACTATCAAGTTCAGTATTGTTGTAACAAAATAGCCCTTGTTCAAAGCTTTCATTGGGTCTTTGCTTTCATCCTTTGTATTGACAAAGAAAAGACCAATAACAGACGATACAATACCTATAGCACGTGCAACAAGCGGGAACAAAATCCCCTTCCATCCGAATACAGGATAAAGAGCAACACCCAATATCATAGCACCTATATTTTCTGCCGCTGTTGACTCAAAAAGGTCTGCACCACGGCCTGCGCAGTCTCCAACATTGTCACCAACAAGGTCAGCAACAACAGCTGGGTTCCTTGGGTCATCCTCAGGAATTCCTGCCTCCACTTTACCTACAAGGTCAGCGCCAACGTCAGCAGCCTTTGTGTATATTCCACCGCCCAGCTGAGCAAACAGAGCCACAAACGACGCACCAAATCCAAAACCGACAATCAGCGAAGGTGCTTCTTTTATAAGATTTTCTTTTCCAGAAGCTCCTCCGTAGAGTAAAAACAGTGTTGCAACACCCAAAAGCGATAGTGCGGTCACAGCCAAACCTGTCACAGCACCGCCACGAAGAGCTATCTGCAAGGCTCTATTTAAACCTTTCCTTGCACCTGCTGCAGCTCTGACATTAGAATTTACTGCAATATACATTCCCAAATACCCAGATATTGCTGAGCAAAGTGCACCTGTTATAAAAGCAAAACCTATATGAAAAGCAATTGAAGCAGCCTGTGACGAACCTTTTGAAAGGTTACCAAAGTAGTTTGCAATGATGATTATAATGGCAACAATCAATGCAAGAATACCAATAGTTTTGTACTGCCTGTTTAAAAATGCCATGGCACCTTCTCTGATTGCACCTGCAATCTCCTGCATTTTTTCATTACCTTTTTCTTGTGAGAAGATAAATCTGACAAGACCAATGATTACAAGAATTGCAAATACAATGACTCCATAGATTAAAGCTATGTAGGCTCCCACATCAATCCCTCCTCTTTAGAATAAAATTTTTTGTCAATAATTTGACGACCTTTAAAAAAGCGTACAATATATTTTTATTCTACGCAAAGGTTAAAAATCCTTCTTCAGAAAAATAAAAAAGGGGCTGTCCCAAAACAATAATTTTTAATAACCAAAAAGGACGTTTTGTGGTATTAAATACCAATATTAAGTTATAAAGCAAACAAAAAGAGGGTTGGGCGACAGTTTTACCCCAACCCTCTATCATTATCTTTGCTAATTTTTCTATGTTATAGGCAATACAAACCAAACCCCACTCAAGCTTTACACCCTTTAAGCCCCTGAGCAGGAATCTCCTAAATCCTTTATTGTTCTTTATTATCCCAAATACTGTCTCAACTTCTACCTTCCTTTTATTGTAAATCTCTTTGCCTTCTTCACTCAATAGTCTTTGTCTTACCTCTTCCTTCAATTTTTCTAACCTTGGTCTTACACTAAATCTCTTCTTCCATCTTCTACCTTTATAACATTTTTCTCTGTGTTCACAGCCATTGCAAATCTCTTCACATTGATATACCTTCTCATAGCTTACAAATCCTCTCTCATTTACACTTATCTTCGGATACAAATATTTAACCTTCTTACCAGCTGGACAAACATAGGCATCTTCTTCAACTATGTACTCCCAGTTCTTTACATTAAAAATATCCTTTTTAAATCTTCTTGTCTGCTCCAAGTCAAATGTGTTATACTTAATATAGCTATTTATGCCACATTCTTTCAGATGAAGATAGTTTTCTTCAGACCCATAGCCACTGTCTGCTACAACATTCTTGGGTGTGAATCCTGTCATCTTCTTCACAGCCTCAAGATGTTCTTTTAAGCAGACAGTATCTGTGGGACTTTGGTGGATGCTAAAACCTATTACAAATCGGTTCTGTGTGCCGATTTGAACATTATATCCAGGTTTTAGCATCCCATTTTTCATATGGTCATCCTTCATCCTCATGAATGTGGCATCATTGTCTGTCTTAGAGAAACTGTTCCTGCCGTTTAAAATTGTCTCATAATTCTCATACTTTTTTAGTCTGAAAACGCAATCATTTTTCAATACCTTTACCAATTTCTTTACTCTTTTTTCTTTTCTCTTACTTTTAAACTCAGCTTCCTCAAGTCTTTGATTTATTTGCTCAATTTTTTCTTCTAACTGCTTGCTATCATAGTCAGCTTCCAATTTTACATCTAAATCTCCTAATGCTTTATCTTCCTCTTCATTTATTCTTTCAATTTCTTCAAGAGTGTTTTTTACTTTTTCTCTCAGTTTCTTTTCGAAAGTTTTTGTGCTTTTAGCCCAAACAAAAGAATACTTGTTTGCATTAGCTTCAACTTTTGTCCCATCAAGATAGTAATAGTCGAAGTTTACATATCCTAACTCTATAAGGAGTTTAACCACCTCGGCAAAGATATTTTCAATTGCATCCCCCAAAATTTCTTTTCTAAATCTGTTGATAGTCCTAAAATCAGGAGCTTGATATTTTGAGAGCCACATAAAAGTAATGTTTTCACGTAAAGCCCGAGCTATTTTTCTTGATGAATAAATACCTTGTATGTAAGCATAGATTAAAACTTTTAATAACATCAGTGGATGGTAACTACTTGTACCACCACCTTTGTACTTTTCCATTACGGTTGATATATCTATCTTATCAATGATTTTATCAATTACTCTGACCAAATGATTTTGAGGTATAAAAGCTTCTGGGTCGATAGGCATTAAATATTGGTATGGGTTGTAATTTTTGAAGACAACTTTATCATGTTTACGAGCCACTGGTATATCACCTCATGTTATCATTTTTTATATATTATATCAAAAATATATCACTATGTCAAAAATACAAAATTAAAGAGGCTGTCCATTCGTCTTTTTGGACAGCCCCTTTGGTAACTTTCACATATTGGAGGCGCCACCCGGATTTGAACCGGGGAATCAGGATTTTGCAGACCCTTGCCTTACCGCTTGGCTATGGCGCCATATTTTTTCTTATATAAAATTTTGGAGCGGGA harbors:
- a CDS encoding sodium-translocating pyrophosphatase; this translates as MGAYIALIYGVIVFAILVIIGLVRFIFSQEKGNEKMQEIAGAIREGAMAFLNRQYKTIGILALIVAIIIIIANYFGNLSKGSSQAASIAFHIGFAFITGALCSAISGYLGMYIAVNSNVRAAAGARKGLNRALQIALRGGAVTGLAVTALSLLGVATLFLLYGGASGKENLIKEAPSLIVGFGFGASFVALFAQLGGGIYTKAADVGADLVGKVEAGIPEDDPRNPAVVADLVGDNVGDCAGRGADLFESTAAENIGAMILGVALYPVFGWKGILFPLVARAIGIVSSVIGLFFVNTKDESKDPMKALNKGYFVTTILNLIVLIFIVKAMLSGKLPNGQEVNWWLLYGCAVTGIILSYIFVWLTDFYTSYHYRPVQEIAKASTTGPATNIITGMSVGMESTALPVIFISIAIYIAYKLGEHALPGFANGGLYGTAIATMGMLSTCAYILAMDTFGPITDNAGGITEMSGAPEEVRNVTDRLDACGNTTKALTKGYAIGSAALATFLLFSAYLDEVKKILGRPLESWFSVDIGKPEVFIGAFIGAMVVYLFSSTAIRAVGRAAQYVILEVRRQFKEIPGIMEGRAKPDYAKCVDIVTKGALKEMVVPGMIVVIAPILVGILLGKEAAAGFLMIGTIAGVILALFLNNGGGAWDNAKKFIELGNYGGKRSDAHKAAVVGDTVGDPCKDTAGPSLHVLVKLISTITLVFVSLFR